One region of Oncorhynchus mykiss isolate Arlee chromosome 8, USDA_OmykA_1.1, whole genome shotgun sequence genomic DNA includes:
- the LOC110530734 gene encoding mitochondrial ubiquitin ligase activator of nfkb 1-A isoform X2, producing the protein MEEFPVRTVEGLCLGTSLAISGLFFYIYRKKRKSVDKLNEAPHINLDGKLADLLNVTPGKCLQYVVIEGAVQPVGEPLRSQYQEGSVGVVQKLMLREHKLVWNSLAHTWMDSECVLHQRVNTVPFSLVGSDQANVRVLCPLEASELKMEILHEKFHQATYGFTDIVGQYLSGEKPKGQLETEEMLKVGATLTGVGELILDTDRVLKLRPPTDGSEYFLSTADFETLRLEQEDQAVVWRVLASVFALAGAAVLLWVGCRYYRSLRVCWEQERLKREFETLGAGGSGATQQGSREQETPLENDCVICLTQLRSCVLLDCGHVCCCYSCYQALPQPICPICRQAINRVVPLYQA; encoded by the exons ATGGAGGAGTTTCCAGTGAGGACGGTGGAGGGGCTGTGTCTAGGCACCAGCTTGGCCATATCAGGCCTCTTCTTCTACatctacaggaaaaagaggaaatCGGTGGACAAGCTCAAT GAGGCACCCCACATTAATTTGGATGGGAAACTGGCAGACCTTTTGAATGTGACACCAGGAAAGTGTCTGCAGTATGTTGTCATCGAAG gaGCAGTGCAGCCTGTGGGGGAGCCTCTAAGGAGTCAGTACCAGGAAGGCAGCGTAGGGGTAGTGCAGAAACTCATGCTAAGGGAACACAAGCTGGTGTGGAACAGCCTGGCCCACACCTG GATGGACAGTGAGTGCGTGCTGCACCAGAGAGTGAATACTGTGCCCTTCAGCCTGGTGGGGTCGGACCAGGCCAACGTGAGGGTGCTGTGTCCCCTGGAGGCCTCAGAGCTGAAGATGGAGATCCTCCATGAGAAGTTCCACCAGGCCACCTACGGTTTCACCGACATCGTCGGACAGTACCTCAGTGGAGAGAAGCCCAAAGGCCAGCTGGAGACTGAGGAAATGCTCAAG GTTGGCGCTACTCTTACAGGTGTAGGCGAGCTCATCCTGGACACGGACCGGGTGCTGAAGCTCCGCCCGCCCACCGACGGCTCAGAGTACTTCCTAAGCACAGCAGACTTTGAGACCCTGCGGCTGGAGCAGGAAGACCAGGCGGTGGTCTGGCGGGTCCTGGCCTCTGTGTTCGCCCTGGCCGGGGCCGCCGTCCTCCTCTGGGTGGGCTGCCGCTACTACCGCAGCCTGAGGGTCTGCTGGGAACAGGAACGTCTGAAGAGGGAGTTTGAGACACTGGGCGCCGGGGGGTCTGGGGCTACACAACAGGGGTCTAGGGAGCAGGAGACGCCCCTGGAGAATGACTGTGTGATCTGCCTGACCCAGCTCCGTAGCTGTGTGCTACTGGACTGTGGGCACGTGTGCTGCTGCTACAGCTGCTACCAGGCCCTGCCTCAGCCCATCTGCCCCATATGCCGGCAGGCCATCAACAGAGTGGTGCCCCTCTACCAGGCATGA
- the LOC110530734 gene encoding mitochondrial ubiquitin ligase activator of nfkb 1-A isoform X1, whose product MRGHLAFMLKYLLHITSHVWQSVSVLYPYYKGGEKRPCGECVGGMEEFPVRTVEGLCLGTSLAISGLFFYIYRKKRKSVDKLNEAPHINLDGKLADLLNVTPGKCLQYVVIEGAVQPVGEPLRSQYQEGSVGVVQKLMLREHKLVWNSLAHTWMDSECVLHQRVNTVPFSLVGSDQANVRVLCPLEASELKMEILHEKFHQATYGFTDIVGQYLSGEKPKGQLETEEMLKVGATLTGVGELILDTDRVLKLRPPTDGSEYFLSTADFETLRLEQEDQAVVWRVLASVFALAGAAVLLWVGCRYYRSLRVCWEQERLKREFETLGAGGSGATQQGSREQETPLENDCVICLTQLRSCVLLDCGHVCCCYSCYQALPQPICPICRQAINRVVPLYQA is encoded by the exons ATGCGTGGGCATCTTGCATTCATGCTAAAGTACCTCCTTCATATTACATCACATGTTTGGCAGTCTGTTTCTGTACTGTATCCCTATTACAAGGGAGGTGAGAAGAGACCGTGTGGAGAGTGTGTTGGGGGGATGGAGGAGTTTCCAGTGAGGACGGTGGAGGGGCTGTGTCTAGGCACCAGCTTGGCCATATCAGGCCTCTTCTTCTACatctacaggaaaaagaggaaatCGGTGGACAAGCTCAAT GAGGCACCCCACATTAATTTGGATGGGAAACTGGCAGACCTTTTGAATGTGACACCAGGAAAGTGTCTGCAGTATGTTGTCATCGAAG gaGCAGTGCAGCCTGTGGGGGAGCCTCTAAGGAGTCAGTACCAGGAAGGCAGCGTAGGGGTAGTGCAGAAACTCATGCTAAGGGAACACAAGCTGGTGTGGAACAGCCTGGCCCACACCTG GATGGACAGTGAGTGCGTGCTGCACCAGAGAGTGAATACTGTGCCCTTCAGCCTGGTGGGGTCGGACCAGGCCAACGTGAGGGTGCTGTGTCCCCTGGAGGCCTCAGAGCTGAAGATGGAGATCCTCCATGAGAAGTTCCACCAGGCCACCTACGGTTTCACCGACATCGTCGGACAGTACCTCAGTGGAGAGAAGCCCAAAGGCCAGCTGGAGACTGAGGAAATGCTCAAG GTTGGCGCTACTCTTACAGGTGTAGGCGAGCTCATCCTGGACACGGACCGGGTGCTGAAGCTCCGCCCGCCCACCGACGGCTCAGAGTACTTCCTAAGCACAGCAGACTTTGAGACCCTGCGGCTGGAGCAGGAAGACCAGGCGGTGGTCTGGCGGGTCCTGGCCTCTGTGTTCGCCCTGGCCGGGGCCGCCGTCCTCCTCTGGGTGGGCTGCCGCTACTACCGCAGCCTGAGGGTCTGCTGGGAACAGGAACGTCTGAAGAGGGAGTTTGAGACACTGGGCGCCGGGGGGTCTGGGGCTACACAACAGGGGTCTAGGGAGCAGGAGACGCCCCTGGAGAATGACTGTGTGATCTGCCTGACCCAGCTCCGTAGCTGTGTGCTACTGGACTGTGGGCACGTGTGCTGCTGCTACAGCTGCTACCAGGCCCTGCCTCAGCCCATCTGCCCCATATGCCGGCAGGCCATCAACAGAGTGGTGCCCCTCTACCAGGCATGA
- the LOC110530733 gene encoding dol-P-Man:Man(5)GlcNAc(2)-PP-Dol alpha-1,3-mannosyltransferase yields the protein MAGGVRKKSSPGPRSRAWAPLRTLWQDKHLILFKAEYTILVASVLWFLEIGINIWVIQKVAYTEIDWQAYMDEVEGVINGTYDYTQLKGGTGPLVYPAGFVYTFTALYYITNHGVNIRLAQYLFAVFYLLTLLLVFRIYHRTQKVPPYVFFFVCCASYRIHSIFVLRLFNDPVAMMMLFGAVNLFLDGRWALGCGLYSLAVSVKMNVLLFAPGLLFLLLSEFGLMRAIPKLSLCAAIQILLGLPFLMENPIGYMTRAFDLGRQFMFKWTVNWRFLPEWLFLSRYFHLVLLAAHLLALLLFALRRWKRPGESIMDLLKEPAKRVIPAQKLTSDQMVLILFTSNFIGMCFSRSLHYQFYVWYFHTLPFLLWSGGVKKLAHLLRVLILGLVELSWNTYPSTTHSSAALHVCHLIMLLSLWFVPGVEEKTKSK from the exons ATGGCAGGAGGTGTGAGGAAAAAGTCGTCCCCTGGTCCACGGTCTAGAGCGTGGGCGCCACTTCGTACACTATGGCAGGATAAACATTTGATCTTATTCAAGGCAGAGTACACAATACTGGTCGCCTCTGTTCTGTGGTTCCTGGAGATCGGAATAAACATATGGGTCATCCAAAAAGTTGCAT ACACAGAGATCGACTGGCAGGCGTATATGGATGAGGTAGAGGGAGTCATCAACGGCACCTACGACTACACCCAGCTCAAAGGAGGCACAGGCCCGCTGGT ATACCCAGCAGGATTTGTGTACACTTTCACAGCGCTGTATTACATCACCAACCACGGGGTGAATATTCGCCTGGCCCAGTACCTGTTTGCTGTTTTCTACCTGCTCACCCTGCTGCTCGTCTTCAGGATCTACCACCGCACCCAGAAG gTTCCTCCCTACGTATTCTTCTTTGTGTGCTGTGCCTCCTACCGGATACACTCCATCTTTGTCCTGCGTCTTTTCAACGACCCTGTAGCCATGATGATGTTGTTCGGGGCTGTCAATCTGTTCCTGGACGGCCGCTGGGCTCTGGGCTGTGGCCTCTACAG TTTAGCAGTGTCTGTGAAGATGAATGTGCTCCTGTTTGCCCcgggcctcctcttcctcctgctgtCTGAGTTTGGCCTGATGAGGGCCATACCcaagctctctctctgtgctgccaTCCAG ATATTGTTGGGCCTACCCTTCCTGATGGAGAATCCCATTGGCTATATGACCCGGGCCTTTGACTTGGGTCGTCAGTTTATGTTCAAGTGGACAGTGAACTGGCGCTTCCTGCCTGAGTGGCTTTTCCTAAGTCGCTACTTCCATCTGGTGCTCCTGGCTGCCCACCTGCTAGCCCTGCTACTGTTTGCCCTGCGTCGCTGGAAGAG GCctggagagagcatcatggatcTGCTGAAGGAGCCAGCCAAGCGAGTCATCCCTGCCCAGAAACTCACCTCAGATC AGATGGTGCTGATCCTCTTCACGTCTAACTTCATCGGCATGTGCTTCAGCCGCTCGCTGCACTACCAGTTCTACGTCTGGTACTTCCACACCCTACCTTTCCTTCTCTGGAGCGGAGGAGTCAAGAAGCTGGCTCACCTACTCAG GGTTTTGATCCTTGGCCTGGTGGAGCTGTCGTGGAACACCTACCCTTCTACTACACACAGTTCAGCAGCCCTCCATGTCTGTCATCTCATCATGCTGCTCTCCCTGTGGTTCGTCCCCGGGGTAGAGGAGAAGACCAAGAGCAAGTGA